One genomic window of Gossypium hirsutum isolate 1008001.06 chromosome D11, Gossypium_hirsutum_v2.1, whole genome shotgun sequence includes the following:
- the LOC107934562 gene encoding putative disease resistance protein RGA3 has translation MADAIAFDLATELITKLSSRALSQIGLWWNLKHDIDDLKRTVYAIKDVLLDAGEKSVTYEGLRLWVEQVTDALYDADDLLDDFSTEALRKDLMSGNKLTKEVRLFFSSSNQFAYSLKMGRKIKAIKARLASIGSEVQMYDFASRCSRVETSFMTKKWQQMHSFVCEDEIIGRDYDEVALLKLVLGFQSEENLYIIPIVGIGGLGKTTLARLVYNDEMVKRHFELMMWVCVSDVFDVKAIVKTIIECVTYKPLDQNLDMDQLQKQLQDKIDGKKYLLVLDDVWNEDVQKWLSLKNLLMGGAKGSKIILTTRSMKVAKITSNCLPYVLKGLSDDDAWSLFKKIAFKKGYADSTNSAFVEMGKKMLENCAGVPLAIKTIGGMLSFKGTLIEWQSLLDRQFSRISLRENEILDPLGLSYNHLPSHLKLCFAYC, from the coding sequence ATGGCCGATGCAATTGCTTTCGACCTTGCCACAGAGCTCATTACTAAGTTGAGCTCTCGTGCTCTCTCTCAAATTGGACTCTGGTGGAATCTCAAACATGACATCGACGACCTCAAACGCACTGTCTATGCAATCAAAGATGTGCTTCTTGACGCTGGAGAGAAATCGGTAACCTACGAAGGCCTCAGACTTTGGGTTGAACAGGTGACCGATGCACTTTATGATGCTGATGACTTGCTCGATGATTTCTCTACTGAAGCTTTGCGGAAAGATCTGATGAGTGGGAACAAGCTGACAAAAGAGGTACGCCTTTTCTTCTCAAGCTCAAACCAGTTTGCTTACAGCCTCAAAATGGGGCGGAAAATTAAGGCTATTAAGGCCAGATTAGCTTCGATTGGAAGCGAGGTCCAGATGTACGACTTTGCAAGCCGTTGTAGTCGTGTGGAAACTTCTTTCATGACTAAAAAGTGGCAGCAAATGCACTCTTTTGTGTGTGAAGATGAAATAATAGGGAGGGATTATGATGAAGTAGCTCTTCTAAAACTCGTGTTAGGGTTTCAAAGTGAAGAGAATCTTTATATCATTCCAATTGTGGGGATTGGAGGGTTAGGGAAAACTACATTGGCAAGACTTGTTTATAACGATGAAATGGTTAAACGTCATTTTGAATTGATGATGTGGGTGTGTGTTTCAGATGTTTTTGATGTGAAAGCAATTGTAAAAACCATTATTGAATGTGTGACTTACAAACCACTAGATCAAAATCTCGATATGGACCAATTGCAAAAACAACTTCAAGATAAAATTGATGGGAAAAAATATTTGCTTGTTTTAGATGACGTTTGGAATGAGGATGTGCAAAAATGGTTAAGCTTAAAGAATTTACTGATGGGTGGGGCTAAAGGAAGTAAGATAATACTAACTACTCGCTCTATGAAGGTAGCAAAAATTACTAGTAATTGTCTGCCCTATGTTTTGAAAGGTTTGTCTGACGATGATGCTTGGTCTTTGTTCAAAAAGATAGCATTTAAGAAAGGATATGCAGACTCAACAAATTCAGCCtttgtggaaatgggaaagaaaatGTTGGAAAACTGTGCTGGAGTTCCTTTAGCCATAAAGACAATAGGTGGTATGTTATCTTTTAAGGGAACTCTAATTGAGTGGCAGTCTCTCCTAGACAGACAATTTAGTAGAATATCCCTAAGAGAAAATGAAATTTTAGATCCACTTGGGCTAAGTTACAATCATCTCCCATCCCATTTAAAGCTTTGCTTTGCTTATTGTTGA
- the LOC107934603 gene encoding putative disease resistance protein RGA3 → MAEAIAFDIAAELIIKLSSRALSQVGLWWNLKHDIHDLKRTVCQIKAVLLDAEEKSVTDNLVKVWLEELKDVLYDADDLLDDFSTESLRKDLSGGNKLTKEVCLFFSTSNQFAYGLKMGRKMRAIKARLASIESEANTFGFIPRDRPAETSFMTKRRQQTHSFEREDDIIGRDDDKAALLKLVLEFQSEENVYVIPIVGFGGLGKTALAQLVYNHEMVKNHFDLTMFACVSDDFDVKVIVANIIKSVTNQAPDQNLEMDQLQKQLRDKIDGKKYLLVLDDIWNEDPEKCSRLKKLLMGGAKGSRIIVTTRSLRVAEITNKCQSHVLKLKGLSDDDAWSLFKKIAFEQGYADSTNSAFVEVGKQILKRCGGVPLAIRTIAGTLSLKKTANEWHSFKENELAKISQIEGELLAILKLSYDHLPSHLKHCFAYCQLYPKDYEIEVQALVQFWIAQGFIKQLNQSQSLEEIGFGYFKDLVVRSFFQEVGERDSWEGLTCKMHDLMHDLAESVAGMESSIVDSNKIASDVGEKCRHISIKPSLIPLFKGKKLRTLLFFKDNIFYQDFSYETWDLIIANCRCLRVLKLNSMHIQKISPSICKLKHLRYLDLSYNPGLKILPKSICKIQNLLALKLDACYRLQELPKKIEKLVNLTHIGCEGCLDLTHMPRGIGKLTSLETLRMFVVDKDGSHGGADLSELRLLNNLRGHLQITNLGFVKNAKEKFKAANFKEKRHLRSLLLQWGGGNHDDEKSLEYLQPHSNLKELWIQGWRGDAEFPSWLPLLTNLVTILISGGNFKYLPSFAQFPCLKELVISNLTELEYMDDNSPKGSQGEPQSFFPSLEHLSLWYCPNMKSWWRTTKPIIDDSNEDDTTVMGTSTMAFPCLSSLEIRNCPLTLMPLYPSLDDKLELRNTSSRPLKQTIKMNINAKAPSTSTSSLSLSKLKSFDVQNIEGLDTHTLDECLQHLTSLKRLKIRDCKEVDLEGMQWEPLKNLSYLEIDNIPKLVSLPIWLQHLVQLKTLQVYNCNGLRSLFPVFQHLTFLEDFLVDNCKELELSAAGIQIFQDHTSLRSLWLQNIPKCRHLPEWLQHLTNLQRLYLVNLPNLTSLPGEMRCLTSLEYLQIQGIPQLEERCRKDIGADWHKIAHIPDIWL, encoded by the coding sequence ATGGCCGAAGCAATTGCTTTCGACATTGCCGCAGAGCTCATTATTAAGTTGAGCTCTCGTGCTCTCTCTCAAGTTGGGCTGTGGTGGAATCTCAAACATGACATCCACGACCTCAAACGCACTGTCTGTCAAATCAAAGCTGTGCTTCTTGACGCAGAAGAGAAATCGGTGACCGACAATCTCGTCAAAGTTTGGCTTGAAGAGCTGAAAGATGTACTTTATGATGCCGACGACTTGCTCGATGATTTCTCTACTGAATCTTTGCGGAAAGATCTATCGGGTGGGAACAAGCTGACGAAAGAGGTATGCCTTTTCTTCTCAACCTCAAACCAATTTGCTTATGGTCTCAAAATGGGTCGGAAAATGAGGGCCATTAAGGCGAGGTTAGCTTCAATTGAAAGTGAGGCCAACACTTTTGGCTTCATTCCGCGTGATCGCCCCGCGGAAACCTCTTTCATGACTAAAAGGAGGCAGCAAACGCACTCTTTTGAGCGTGAAGATGACATAATAGGGAGGGATGATGATAAAGCAGCTCTTCTAAAACTCGTGTTGGAGTTTCAAAGTGAAGAGAATGTTTATGTCATTCCAATTGTGGGGTTTGGAGGGTTAGGGAAGACTGCTTTGGCCCAACTTGTCTATAACCATGAAATGGTCAAAAATCATTTTGACTTAACGATGTTTGCGTGTGTTTCAGATGATTTTGATGTGAAAGTTATTGTAGCAAACATTATCAAATCTGTGACTAATCAAGCACCTGATCAAAATCTTGAAATGGATCAATTGCAAAAACAGCTTCGAGATAAAATTGATGGGAAAAAATATTTGCTTGTTTTGGATGATATTTGGAATGAGGACCCAGAAAAGTGCTCTAGGCTAAAGAAGTTATTGATGGGTGGGGCTAAAGGGAGTAGGATAATAGTAACGACTCGATCTCTAAGGGTAGCGGAGATAACTAATAAATGTCAATCCCATGTTTTGAAATTGAAAGGCTTGTCTGATGATGATGCTTGGTCTTTGTTCAAAAAGATAGCATTTGAGCAAGGATATGCAGACTCAACAAATTCAGCCTTTGTGGAAGTAGGGAAACAGATTTTGAAAAGGTGTGGTGGCGTTCCCTTAGCCATAAGGACGATAGCTGGTACATTATCTTTGAAGAAAACTGCAAATGAGTGGCATTCTTTCAAAGAAAATGAACTtgctaaaatttcacaaattgAAGGAGAACTTCTAGCTATACTGAAATTGAGTTATGATCATCTCCCGTCTCATTTGAAGCATTGCTTTGCTTATTGCCAATTGTATCCAAAAGATTACGAAATTGAAGTACAAGCGCTTGTTCAATTTTGGATTGCACAGGGTTTCATAAAGCAATTGAATCAAAGTCAATCTCTGGAGGAGATCGGGTTTGGGTATTTTAAAGATTTAGTTGTAAGAAGTTTCTTCCAAGAAGTAGGAGAAAGAGATTCATGGGAAGGGCTAACATGTAAAATGCATGATTTAATGCATGATCTAGCTGAATCAGTAGCAGGGATGGAGAGTAGTATTGTAGATTCAAATAAAATTGCAAGTGATGTTGGTGAAAAATGTCGCCACATATCAATTAAACCTTCATTAATTCCTTTGTTTAAGGGAAAGAAGTTGCGAACCTTGTTATTTTTTAAAGACAACATTTTCTATCAAGATTTCAGCTATGAAACTTGGGATTTGATAATTGCAAATTGTAGATGCTTGCGTGTATTGAAATTGAATTCTATGCATATTCAAAAGATTTCACCCTCCATTTGTAAGTTGAAACATTTGAGGTACCTTGATCTTTCTTATAATCCCGGTCTTAAGATTCTCCCAAAGAGTATTTGCAAGATTCAGAATTTGCTAGCGCTGAAACTTGATGCGTGTTACAGGCTTCAAGAATTGCCAAAGAAGATTGAAAAATTGGTGAATCTTACCCATATTGGGTGTGAAGGTTGTTTGGATTTAACTCATATGCCACGTGGAATAGGGAAGCTGACTTCACTTGAGACGTTAAGGATGTTTGTAGTGGATAAAGATGGGTCCCATGGCGGTGCAGATCTAAGTGAATTGAGACTGCTTAACAACTTAAGGGGACATCTACAAATAACAAATTTGGGATTCGTAAAAAATGCAAAAGAGAAGTTTAAGGCTGCTAATTTTAAAGAGAAGCGAcatttgagatcgttgcttttaCAATGGGGTGGTGGTAACCATGATGATGAGAAGTCACTTGAATACCTCCAGCCCCATTCTAATCTCAAGGAGCTCTGGATTCAAGGATGGAGGGGTGATGCTGAGTTTCCAAGTTGGCTTCCTTTGCTCACAAATCTCGTCACAATTTTAATAAGTGGTGGTAATTTCAAATATTTACCGTCCTTTGCTCAATTTCCTTGTCTTAAAGAGCTGGTGATTTCTAATTTAACTGAGCTGGAGTACATGGATGATAATAGCCCAAAAGGAAGTCAAGGAGAACCACAATCATTCTTCCCATCACTTGAGCATCTTTCGCTCTGGTACTGTCCGAATATGAAGAGTTGGTGGAGGACGACAAAACCAATCATTGATGATTCCAACGAGGACGATACAACAGTTATGGGAACATCAACCATGGCATTTCCTTGTCTTTCCTCTTTAGAAATTAGAAATTGCCCTTTGACTTTAATGCCACTGTATCCATCACTCGATGATAAGCTAGAGTTGAGGAATACCAGTTCAAGGCCGTTAAAGCAGACTATCAAGATGAACATCAATGCTAAGGCCCCATCAACTTCAACCTCTTCTCTTTCACTCTCCAAATTGAAATCTTTCGATGTACAAAATATTGAGGGGTTGGACACTCACACGCTAGATGAGTGCCTGCAACATCTCACCAGCCTCAAACGATTAAAAATAAGAGATTGCAAGGAGGTTGATTTAGAGGGCATGCAATGGGAACCCCTTAAGAATCTCTCTTATTTGGAGATTGATAATATTCCAAAGCTGGTGTCTCTCCCCATTTGGCTTCAACATCTTGTTCAATTGAAAACGTTACAAGTTTATAACTGCAATGGATTGAGGTCACTCTTTCCTGTATTCCAACATCTCACTTTCCTTGAAGACTTTTTAGTAGACAACTGCAAGGAGCTGGAGTTATCTGCAGCTGGCATCCAAATATTCCAAGATCATACAAGCCTACGCTCTCTATGGCTGCAAAATATTCCAAAGTGTCGGCATCTTCCGGAGTGGCTTCAACATCTAACAAATCTGCAACGGCTTTATCTCGTTAATTTGCCCAATTTAACATCTCTTCCGGGCGAGATGCGTTGCCTAACCAGTTTGGAGTATTTACAAATACAAGGAATTCCTCAGTTGGAGGAAAGATGTCGGAAGGACATTGGCGCTGATTGGCATAAGATTGCTCACATCCCCGACATTTGGTTGTAA